GCACGATTGTCGTAGTGCTGGATGCTGGTGGATATGAGGCCTCGATATACCTGGCTCGGCAGGGGTGGTTTTATCGTGGGAAGGTATGAGCGTGCATTTCTCTTCTCGTGTGGATATTTCTGCGCCGAATCCCATTGCGGCGGCCGAGGCGGCAGCCAAGGCAAACGGCATCGCACTCAGCAAACTCAACGATTCCAATCCGACCCGCCACGGGTTGGCACCCGAATTGGTGCCGAGCGTGTATACGGCCGACCCGCGTGGACCGCGTGCGGCACGAGAATCATTGGCCGCATTCCTCAATACGGCAAACGTGGTAGACGCAAGCAGCCCTCAGTTGGCTTCGCCCGCCGCCGGCGAGGGCAGGAACGAGCGCCATGCCGTTTTCGTCAATGCGAATACCGCCATCGAGGGCGTTGACCCGGACGCCCTGTACCTGCTGAGCTCCACGTCCGAGGCGTATTCATGGCTGATTAAGTTACTTTGCAACGCCGGCGACGCGGTGCTGGCACCCAAACCCGGCTATCCGCTGATCGAGTCGATTGCACGGCTTGAATGCGTCGACACGGTCGAATACCAGTTGCAATTCGACGGCTCCTGGTTCATCGACATCGCCGAACTCGAGCGGCTACTCAGCGAGCCCGGTGGCGAACTCATCAGAGCATTGGTGCTCATCAACCCGAACAATCCGACCGGTTCGTACGTAAAACCAACCGAGCGTGCACATATCGTGACATTGTGCCGTGAACATGGCATCGCCCTTATCGCCGATGAAGTGTTCTTCGATTACTCTCTCGAACCTTTCCCCGGCGACGCACGGCTCGCGGGGGAGCGTGGCGTGCTCACCTTCGCCTTAGACGGATTCTCCAAGATGCTGGCCGCGCCGCACGCCAAAGTCGGATGGATTCAGGTGTCCGGACCCGACGAGGACGTTGCCGAGGCCCAGCGTCGACTGGACGTCATCGCCGATGATTATCTGCCGATGAGTGACATCATCGCCGAACGGATTCCCGCATTATTGAACGCCGCGCCTGCACAGACCAGACGGGTGGGGGAGCGCGTGCGCGATAATCTTGCCAAGCTGCATACGCTGCTCAATGCCGATCCCAACGGGCTGGTCAGCGTGCTACGGGCCGAAGGCGGTTGGAACGTGCTGCTACGAGTGCCCTCAGTCATCGATGAGAACGAAATGGTGTTGCGGCTGATTGACGAGCACCAACTCACCGGACAGCCCGGCTACTTCTTCGACATGACCTCCAATGGATACCTGGCCGTTTCCCTGCTGCCCGAACCGGACGAATTCGAGCGTGGCATCCGCGCCGTGCTCAATACCGTCGCCGCTTTGCTGCGATAGGCCGGTGTTTGCCGTCACCGCACCTGTACTCCACGTACAATAGCGGCATGGGATTCTTGTTTAGACCGAAAGAACTGCCACGCCCGGCATCGCTGACGTTCACTTTGAATCAGGCCGGGCATACGTATGATGATGGGCACGTGGGACTTGCTCCCACGGACATCACCATCAGCGAGCGGCGGGTGGCCGTGATCGGACTGAACGGCGCAGGCAAATCCACATTGCTGGGTCTGCTGGACGGTTCGTTGAAGGCCAACGCCGGTACGGTGACCATTGCGGGCGGTGAGGAACGTCTTGACCCGGCTGTGAAGAAGGACGCGAAGCGCATCGATAATCTGGTCGGCAAAGTTCGCCGCGAGGAGATTCCGAACAGTTTCTACCAAGCGGCGAATATTTCCGAGGCTGTTTCCGAAGCGCTGAAAAAGCACAAGGTGCCCGAGTCAGAACGTCATGCGCGCATCGGCAATCTGTTTGCGCATTTTGATCTGGCGCAGGTATCCAAGGCCAAGGCCAGCGAACTGGATTCCGAGAAACGGCACCTGCTGGCCATTGCGGCCGCGCTGAGCTTTGAGCCGAGTGCGATTGTGGCGGATGAGCCGAGCAAGGGATTGGATGAGATTGGCACCGCGCATGTGGCCAAGGCGTTGTTCAGCTACAACAAGCAGGTGATTTTCGCCACGCATGACACGGATATGATCCGCCGGCCCGAATACGCCATCGACCGCGTACTGGTACTGGACGAGCACGCGGTCGTGTTTGACGGAGCGCCGGCTGAGGCTGTGGCGTTTTATGAGGATCTGATTCGCCTCCGATACGAGACTAGAGCATCGTGAACCATGCTTGAACCTGATGCCATAGCGTCGGATCGTTGACGATCATGGCGTCGTCGCGCGCCTGCACGAAGCAACCCAGCACGGCTATGCCCAGCGCCCACAATACGGCCAGCACCACGACCCAGCGCATCAGCCAACGCCACGGAGTGACGCGGGCGATGCCATCGTCTGAAGCGGCGTCGTTGGCCCCCGCCAATGAACGTCCCGGCTCGCGCCCGTTGACCAGCCACAGTAGCCCCGGTATGGACGCCAGTGAGATCAGCCAGCCGAAATCGGCGGAATACCGCCATCCCAGACCGCCGACACGGCTGTCGAACACGATCAGCACCGCCGCCACGGCCAAGCAAGACATCAGCCATGGCCGCATGCCGTGCGTCTCCAATCTGCGCAGCAGGGGCAGCGCCAAAGCCATCACGGTCAGTGGCGTGGCCGTGAAAATCGCGCCGACCATCACCTCGTAATAGCCCCATTGCGGCATCGGGGCGGGAGAGCCCGCCAGCCACGGGAAACGATCCATGAAGCGCAGCGGCAGGAACAGGTAATACCAGATGTTGGCGGGCATATCCGCGGACGGGGTGGTATACCGGGTCATATCGGATACGGAGAACTGATACGCATTACCGAAATTGAACGGGGAATCGAACCGAACCATGTTCCACGCCATCAGAGGCGTCACGACGAGAATGGCGGGGATGATTACCGCAAGCGGCGCGCGCAACGCCTGCAACGGCTTGATACGGCGTGTGCGCAGACCGTTGCCCAGCGCGCGAATCTGCGGCCAGAACAGGGGGAACGCAAGCAATGCGGCCAAGGTGAACGTCGGTCGGCATCCGAAATTCGCCGCAATGCACAAGGCGCCCAAGGCCAGTCGTGGCAGGGAGAGAGGTTTGGCATCGCCCGCCTGCCATCGGTCCGATGGTCTCAGCGGGCGGCGGGACGTGTCCGCGCCGAGCCATAGCCATAGTCCCAGCGACGTCAACGTCAGCGATGCGGCGAACGGTATCTGATAGAAGTTCGTGCGATACAGCAAATACCCCACTTGCGCGCTCACCAACGATGAGACCACTACTAACGACGCGGCCGCCACCGAAGTCTTCGGCATCAAGCGATGGATGACGCGCAGCAACAGCAAGGAGAAGAAGATGATGAACAGCAGCACGAGAATATACTCGGCGACGGATGTCGGCAGATTATGACCGGTCAGCAGACGATAGGGGATGAACAGCAGCACTGCGGGCAACACGCCAAAATAGGAATACCAGTGACCGTCATAATACGCGTAATCCCAGTAGAGCGGACTGGCTCCATTGGCGAGTAGCTGGGCACGTGTGGCTACGTCATAGGGGTGCTCGGTGGCGGCCAGTTGTTCGGGAACCGGCAAGTCGAGCCAGGGCCGGCCGGCGACCAGCGCATCGGCCACATGCCCATACTGGTCGAAATCATAGGTGTAATCGCCGGAAACGTGGAAGACGAGCGGAGACGCGTACCACAGTTCGCGGATGATGGATGCGCCGATAAGTAGGGTAGGAATCGCCATAAGCCCCACGAAAGCAAGTCGTTGCCGAGTGCTGGACGGGTCAAGCGTGATACGCCACAGGCGCGATCCCGGCCTCCAGACGGCAATCATCAGCAACACCAAGGCCATGGCGAGCACGCGCATCCAATTGATGGCGAACGGTACGCGCACGTTGGCGCGGGCGTCGGTGACCGGTACGATCGCGCCGCGCTCTTCCTGAATCCAAATACGCACGATGCCGGCACCTGGCGCCTTGACATAATGGCTGCGAATAGCGTCGGGATTCATCGACTGGGCCCGGCCGGTGATGCCATCGACATCCGCGCGCACATGAATGGTCGCCAGCGGTTTGAAGACTTCCTTATCGTCGTTCGCTTCGGATTCGGCCTCGGCCTGCTCGCGGGCCTTATCGATGACCTTGCCGCTCGCGGTATCGATGCGTAGGTAATCCGACGTGCCGTCCGCGGTCAGTTCAAGATAGGCCTTGGTCGGATCGGTGACGGTCAACATGCCATCATTGCGGCGCGTGAGACCCGAACCCAGCGTGTTATGCACGGCGTTCGTATCCGTGCTCGCTCCGAGCGTACGCCAGAACGGCAGGTTGAACACGATGCACTCCATGGCGGCGACGGCGGCCAGCAAGGCGATCAGCAGGCGCGCCAAACGCAGCCGGTGTCGGGTATCCGGACGGCTGGTCATATGCCGTTCATGTTTCGACGGCATTGGACGGTCTGCGCGAGTGTGGTCTATGGAATGCACGCATTTATTCTATAGGCTTTATTCGGGCTTGATGTCGGGCAAACAAGAGACAATGTGAATCATGCCAAAACGTACATCGGACCATGGGAAGCACAACCGCGCGCCACTGCTGGGCGGGCTGAAGGATTCGATGAACGCGCTCGCGGCCGATCTGGGACTGTCCAAGCCGAAGAAGCACGATACGAATCCGTTCGGCGATGCCTTGCAGGAGACCAGTGAGCGTAAAGGCGGCATTATCGACGAACTGACTCGCCATGCAGTGGCGCTGAGTCCTGTAATCAAGCGACGCACCTTCCCTGAATTGGAGAACGTGCCGGAAGGGCTGGTGCTTGGATGGGCGCAGCTGCCCTCCACCAGAGGCCGTGGCTTTTCGCTTGGCATTTTCCCCGACCGCGATCATTTTGCGCAGGTGGCGTTCGCCGATACGCATGGCCGCGTATTCGTGGGCGCCGACCCCAACATGGACGTGCAGGATATGCAGGCGCGATTCATGTTCGGCAAGGAAAAAGAAGTGACTTTGCCGGACGGTGAGCGGCTGGGCGAAAGCGACGAGCCGCGTTCGCGTTCCGGTTTCTCCCGTGCAGGCCGTGGCCTGGGAAATGCGCTGCATCATGGGCGTGGTTTGGGGCGCGGCCTTGGTCATGGTGCTGACGGTGTGAAGGCCATTACCGGTGGCGTGGTGGGACGTGACGACACCGGACGCATGACATGGCTCGCCTCATGGCTCAAGGCCGGCAACCGGTACACGCTTGAGCAGATGCGTGCCAATCTGCCGCCTGCGATGCGTCATGATTTGGAATACCGCGATGCCATTACCATCGCGTTCTTCGCCACGTATATGTTGCCGCAGATCAATGGTCTGCTCATCGGATTCGGTTCCGGCAATATCTTCCGCCGTCTCAACCGCGAGGCGCCGATCGGTGCGATTCGCCGTTCGGTGCGTGACACTTTGGCGGCACGTGCCCACGGCATGCGGGCCTCCGGTCTGGAGGATCATTTCGCCGATCTGATGCGCGAAGCCGGCGCCCTCGACACCACGCCGGGGCTGGAAGCGGTGCATGGCGCCGAACCGTTGCACCTGTACACCTCGACGTATTCGAGCGGCTATTTCTTTACGTGGGATAAGTCCTTGGCATTCGGGCAGGCGCTGAAATCCTTGAAGATCGAAGGCAACCTCAACCGATTCGCTGCGGTGAGCGCTTGGCTGGAGCGCAACGCTTCCTTGGGGCGCAACCCTACGGAAGATACGGTGACCCGTGCCGAGGCCGCGCAAATTGACATGAAACTCATCGAAAACCCTGCGATTATGGCGCTTGACCCGTATGATGGCGAGCAGGAGCGTCGGGCCGTGCTGAGCCTGGTCGATATCGCCGCCCGCACGGCTGGACAGATTCGCAGTGAATTCCCCGATCCTCGAGATGTGCTGACCCAGCAGAACGTGCCGGATTCGGGTGTGACGAATGCTGCGGGCGCTGGAAGTACTGAGGGCGCTGTAGAGCGGGCTGATAGGAGCGACACCAACACTCAAGCCGCTCGGCCTTCGTATTCGCCGGCGAGGAGCGACGAATGGGTGTATCGTCAGACCCTCTCTTCACTGTTGCGCCGGTTACGGTTGCCGTATCGGTTTGATGTGGAGTTCCGGTCGTGCTTGGATTCGGGTGAAGTGGCCATTGGCTTCACCACCGCCGGCACCTCGATGATGCCCGATAGCCGGTATGACACCACTCGACGTACGTGGCGTGCGCTGAGCAGCGCCGAACGCGCGTCGATGAGCGCCGCCTACAACCTGCGTGTCGGCCTGATGATGGCCGCGCTAAGTTTCGGCACCAGCGAATCCGTACGCCAGGTGTCGTTGCACATCGATTCCATTGGTCTTGAAGAGGCGATTGCCGAACAGGATTCCGCCATCGAGGCGATGATGAGCGAGGCTTTAAGCGCTTTTGAACATCTGCGCAGTGGCGATTTGGGGCGTGTGGGTTCCAAAGCCGACCCCAAAGATGGTGATTTCCATGGCGACCCGACCCGCCCCATCACCCATGAGGAGACGTTCGGGCAGATGGCGTCCGGTGACGAACGCGGCACGACCGGGGGAACCGGCAACGGTACCGGACCGTCTGCGGATGCTACGGATCAGGCCTCGGTCGAATCCGCTGACGCCGATGGCGCCGCGTCCATCGATTCGCAGTTCGAAGATCTGATGAAGGGCGTCGATATCGACGAAATGGCGTTCGGCATGCCGGACGATACCGGCGCAGGTGACGACCTGGGCGGTATCGGCGGCGAGGGCGTCGGCACTGACGGTGCTGATGGGGCCGCCGGCGTGGACGATGATCCGATGAGCGTGCTGCGCCGCAATCCCACCGTGCGTAATATGGTCACCGTCACCTTCACCCGTGATGCCTTCCTCAAGCGACTGGACACCGCTGGGCTCGACAATCCCGAGGAAACCTACCGCATGTTCGGTGCCGTGATGGACGTGGACGGCGAAGGTGGTCTGAAACCCATCAGCGCCGACTTCGACT
The window above is part of the Bifidobacterium longum subsp. infantis ATCC 15697 = JCM 1222 = DSM 20088 genome. Proteins encoded here:
- a CDS encoding pyridoxal phosphate-dependent aminotransferase is translated as MSVHFSSRVDISAPNPIAAAEAAAKANGIALSKLNDSNPTRHGLAPELVPSVYTADPRGPRAARESLAAFLNTANVVDASSPQLASPAAGEGRNERHAVFVNANTAIEGVDPDALYLLSSTSEAYSWLIKLLCNAGDAVLAPKPGYPLIESIARLECVDTVEYQLQFDGSWFIDIAELERLLSEPGGELIRALVLINPNNPTGSYVKPTERAHIVTLCREHGIALIADEVFFDYSLEPFPGDARLAGERGVLTFALDGFSKMLAAPHAKVGWIQVSGPDEDVAEAQRRLDVIADDYLPMSDIIAERIPALLNAAPAQTRRVGERVRDNLAKLHTLLNADPNGLVSVLRAEGGWNVLLRVPSVIDENEMVLRLIDEHQLTGQPGYFFDMTSNGYLAVSLLPEPDEFERGIRAVLNTVAALLR
- a CDS encoding tetratricopeptide repeat protein, which produces MPKRTSDHGKHNRAPLLGGLKDSMNALAADLGLSKPKKHDTNPFGDALQETSERKGGIIDELTRHAVALSPVIKRRTFPELENVPEGLVLGWAQLPSTRGRGFSLGIFPDRDHFAQVAFADTHGRVFVGADPNMDVQDMQARFMFGKEKEVTLPDGERLGESDEPRSRSGFSRAGRGLGNALHHGRGLGRGLGHGADGVKAITGGVVGRDDTGRMTWLASWLKAGNRYTLEQMRANLPPAMRHDLEYRDAITIAFFATYMLPQINGLLIGFGSGNIFRRLNREAPIGAIRRSVRDTLAARAHGMRASGLEDHFADLMREAGALDTTPGLEAVHGAEPLHLYTSTYSSGYFFTWDKSLAFGQALKSLKIEGNLNRFAAVSAWLERNASLGRNPTEDTVTRAEAAQIDMKLIENPAIMALDPYDGEQERRAVLSLVDIAARTAGQIRSEFPDPRDVLTQQNVPDSGVTNAAGAGSTEGAVERADRSDTNTQAARPSYSPARSDEWVYRQTLSSLLRRLRLPYRFDVEFRSCLDSGEVAIGFTTAGTSMMPDSRYDTTRRTWRALSSAERASMSAAYNLRVGLMMAALSFGTSESVRQVSLHIDSIGLEEAIAEQDSAIEAMMSEALSAFEHLRSGDLGRVGSKADPKDGDFHGDPTRPITHEETFGQMASGDERGTTGGTGNGTGPSADATDQASVESADADGAASIDSQFEDLMKGVDIDEMAFGMPDDTGAGDDLGGIGGEGVGTDGADGAAGVDDDPMSVLRRNPTVRNMVTVTFTRDAFLKRLDTAGLDNPEETYRMFGAVMDVDGEGGLKPISADFDLADSRFSPTGSQEEPELADRQFSPATAHVLGAQNSAGLAIQRVGLLQHGVNEFHDIARNTSLGSVEKAQRAMQVIESICDPELTGLASQVTSALIDGKDTPDFTFTLADDLDKERLRARDMLFSGQADQAIEAAEAAVSHLDQVYAAGHGVPRYFNSYAERVVYNRLFATLDERTVLIPDNLFYAHMELADVLSQIKGAEAAIPHLNRMVAYAPAYPLSHLKLAIQLARNEDWDSARAACLNALRVALDRDDAAFAYYRFAYAEWMLDRFDTAAAAYIMSDHIAPGAIGSLESELQELVSRADSQCMPVPESVETAAHVLAIHGLPVWPHIEVADIVRDAARVCVDEGMFVPARTLSVAVARMNDGEGDNIDIIQAQFLRSLSA
- a CDS encoding ATP-binding cassette domain-containing protein encodes the protein MGFLFRPKELPRPASLTFTLNQAGHTYDDGHVGLAPTDITISERRVAVIGLNGAGKSTLLGLLDGSLKANAGTVTIAGGEERLDPAVKKDAKRIDNLVGKVRREEIPNSFYQAANISEAVSEALKKHKVPESERHARIGNLFAHFDLAQVSKAKASELDSEKRHLLAIAAALSFEPSAIVADEPSKGLDEIGTAHVAKALFSYNKQVIFATHDTDMIRRPEYAIDRVLVLDEHAVVFDGAPAEAVAFYEDLIRLRYETRAS